The following are from one region of the Pocillopora verrucosa isolate sample1 chromosome 3, ASM3666991v2, whole genome shotgun sequence genome:
- the LOC131798182 gene encoding uncharacterized protein: MAALSADRGPLFKVILLGEAGVGKTAIFHRSKDNIFDERRKTTVGIDSFSLYVKVGDQQVTLGVWDTAGVERFRTITNNYYRGSHAAIFVYSVDEPSSLHYLGHWIRDLEEYSPNAIKILVGNKKDLNSQISNETIEMFNNANDCKLNMLMSAKTGEGIQDAFNAIAKLLVQKGIDKDSSNKGLELEAPQPMVRQWKNGCCS, translated from the exons ATGGCGGCATTGTCTGCAGATAGAGGTCCGCTCTTTAAAGTAATCTTGTTGGGCGAAGCTGGGGTAGGAAAAACAGCGATTTTTCACCGTTCCAAGGATAATATATTTGACGAGCGAAGGAAAACCACAGTGGGGATCGACAGTTTTTCTCTCTACGTGAAGGTTGGCGATCAACAAGTTACG CTTGGTGTCTGGGACACGGCTGGAGTGGAAAGATTTCGGACGATAACCAATAACTATTACCGTGGGTCTCATGCAGCAATTTTTGTGTACAGTGTGGACGAACCTTCATCATTACACTATTTAGGCCACTGGATACGGGATCTGGAAGAATATTCTCCCAATGCTATAAAGATACTTGTTGGCAATAAAAAAGACCTTAACAGTCAGATATCTAATGAAACAATTGAGATGTTTAACAATGCAAATGATTGCAAACTTAACATGCTCATGTCAGCAAAGACAGGGGAAGGTATTCAAGATGCTTTTAATGCCATTGCTAAGCTGTTAGTACAAAAAGGAATTGACAAAGACtcatcaaacaaaggtttggaGTTAGAGGCCCCTCAACCCATGGTACGGCAGTGGAAAAATGGTTGCTGTTCATGA
- the LOC131798178 gene encoding ras-related protein Rab-13-like, with protein MIVFPYLNLVSPLLSKMSDEESVPLYKIVLAGDLGVGKTSIFRRYDIDKFSDYREPTFGLDKLSKNIEVDGKRLKIIVWDTAGMERTRSLTSNYYHNSEAVILVYAIDDMYSLTLLRNWILDVNKDAGKALKFLVGNKIDLAEEGSQVDEELARRFCENNGITKLYKVSAKTGKGVREMFDDIAKLLLANKESTTKGENTFTLKREDMNKQAKKENGCSC; from the exons ATGATCGTGTTTCCATATTTAAATCTTGTATCGCCATTACTAAGCAAGATGAGTGACGAAGAAAGTGTTCCGTTGTATAAAATCGTGTTGGCTGGCGATCTTGGTGTGGGAAAAACCTCTATATTTCGCAGATATGATATCGACAAGTTCTCAGATTACAGGGAGCCAACATTTGGACTGGACAAATTGAGCAAGAACATTGAAGTCGATGGAAAACGATTGAAG ATCATTGTGTGGGACACTGCTGGAATGGAGAGAACAAGATCACTCACTTCAAACTACTACCACAATTCTGAAGCTGTTATTCTGGTCTACGCCATTGATGACATGTACTCTCTTACACTGCTGCGAAATTGGATCTTAGATGTTAACAAGGATGCAGGGAAGgctttaaaatttcttgttgGAAACAAAATTGACCTGGCAGAAGAAGGTTCTCAAGTCGATGAAGAGTTGGCTCGCAGATTTTGTGAGAACAATGGAATAACAAAACTGTATAAAGTGTCTGCCAAGACTGGCAAAGGAGTGAGGGAGATGTTTGATGATATTGCAAAGTTGTTGCTTGCCAACAAAGAGTCCACTACAAAGGGTGAAAATACTTTTACTCTCAAAAGGGAGGACATGAATAAACAAGCTAAGAAAGAAAATGGCTGTTCATGTTGA